Genomic window (Spirochaetota bacterium):
CCAAAAATGGCTGTTTTATGTCACTTTCTTAGGTTGGCGGAGCCAAAAGCCCCTTCTATTTATACAGTTTTCAAAGATCTGTCACTATTTTACCGCTTTGGCTCTTTTACAACTTAATTTTAGCAATTTGTCAAGCACTTTTTTACTTTTTATAATTATCTCAATTTTATAATACATAAAATTGTTTATACTCACCTATACCCTCAGTAGTAACCCCATATTGTTTTTTCTTTTGCCAGCAGCTTGCACATAAGGGTATAATTATTAATGAATCTTCTTTTTCAAGTATTGTTTTTGCTTCGCTACGCATCCGCTGTATTGTGGTTTCATTACACATAGCTTCAAATACTGACTTTTGCACACGCACCCCGTATCGCTCCACCATCTTTGCTATGCGTCTTAGGCGCTTTTCATTACGGATGTCGTATATCACCAGCCAGGTTTCCATGCTGTACCTTGTGTTTATTTTTACAGTTACTATCTCATAAAATTAAAAACGTATCCAATGAAAGCAACTGACCTGTTCCATCTATGATAGCTTTCTTACGACACTCTGAACATAGTGGATATACGTATATCTTATCTTGTGTTGGTTCTATGAGTGTCATCAAATTTTTAATCAAATTATCCAACATTTCATTATCCATCTCAACATTAAAAAAAGAATATTGCACCCGTATGCCCATTTTTTCAAGCTGCTTTGCCACACGGTTTAATCGTTTAGGATGACGTATATCATAGCAAATTAAATATTTCATTTTACCTCAAATGGCCTGTATTCTTTTTCTTCGTCATTGATGACGCGCTTGCAATGTGCCACCTGTTGTGCTATTATTTTACGGTACGATAGTTGTTTTTGTAGTGGCATATAGTAGTAAGTTTCCTCAAGTTTTGCTTCAAA
Coding sequences:
- the cas2 gene encoding CRISPR-associated endonuclease Cas2; the protein is MKYLICYDIRHPKRLNRVAKQLEKMGIRVQYSFFNVEMDNEMLDNLIKNLMTLIEPTQDKIYVYPLCSECRKKAIIDGTGQLLSLDTFLIL
- the cas2 gene encoding CRISPR-associated endonuclease Cas2 — its product is METWLVIYDIRNEKRLRRIAKMVERYGVRVQKSVFEAMCNETTIQRMRSEAKTILEKEDSLIIIPLCASCWQKKKQYGVTTEGIGEYKQFYVL